DNA sequence from the Candidatus Woesearchaeota archaeon genome:
CCAACAGGTAAATTTGTAATTGGTGGACCTCAAGGAGATGCAGGACTTACAGGTAGAAAGATTATTGTAGATACTTATGGAGGACATGGGGCTCATGGAGGAGGAGCTTTTAGTGGAAAAGACTCAACAAAAGTTGATAGGTCTGCTGCATATATTGCTAGACATATTGCAAAAAATATTGTTGCAGCAGAATTAGCAGATAAATGTTTAGTTCAATTATCTTACGCCATTGGTGTTACTGAACCAACTTCAATTCATGTTGAAACTTATGGGACTGAAAAAGTTCCTAAAAATGATTTAATCAATGCAATTAAAACTATATTCCCTTTAACTCCAGGAGGAATTATTGATTACTTAAAACTTAGGAGACCTATTTTTTCAAAGACTGCAGCATATGGACATTTTGGTCGTGATGATAAAGATTTTACTTGGGAGAGTTTGAATAAAGTTAATGAATTAAAAGAAAAATTAATTCAAAAAGTTATAATTAATTAAATAATTTTATAAAATACTTTTATTTATCTTATATTATGAGTAAGGATAAAAAAAATAACAAGAATAATTTCTATATTACAACACCTATTTATTATACAAGTGGCAAACCACATTTAGGACATGCTTACACTTCAATTGCTTGTGATGTTTTAGCTAGATGGAATAGAAACATTGGGAAAAATGTTTTTTTTTCTACAGGGACTGATGAACATGGACAAAAAGTTGAACAAAATGCAAGAGCTGCAGGAGTTGAGCCTAAGGAATTTGTAGATAATTTAATTCCTGCGTTTAAAGAACAACTTGAAAAATTAAATATTTCTAATGATTATTTTGTTAGAACAACTGATGAACACCATAAGAAATTTGTTCAGGATATGCTTCAAAAATCATTTGATAATGGAGATATTTACAAGGCAAAATATGAAGGTTTGTATTGTATTGATTGTGAGCAATATTACAAGGAAGAAGATTTAATGGATGATAATATTTGTCCGATTCATAAAAAGAAAGTATCTAAGATGAGTGAGGAGAATTACTTTTTTAGACTTTCTAAATATGAAGATAAGTTGTTAAAATTATATGAAGATAATCCTGATTTTTTATCCCCACATTCTAAAGCTAAAGAAACCATTAATAGAGTAAAAGAAGGATTGCAAGATATTAGTATTTCAAGAAATAAGGAGAGTTTGCAATGGGGAATTGAACTTCCATTTGATAATACACAGGTAGCATATGTTTGGTTTGATGCTTTGTTTAATTATGTTTCTTTGTTAGATAAGAATGATAAGAATGAGTTTTGGCCTGCAAGTGTTCATGTTGTTGGAAAAGATATTATGTGGTTTCATAAGGTTTATTGGCCAGCTTTTTTGATGAGTACCGGTTATGAGATGCCAAAGAAAGTTTTTGCGCATGGTTGGTGGACTGTTGATTCAGAGAAAATGGGTAAGGCATTAGATAATGTTATTGATCCAATTAAAGTTGCTCAAAAGTATGGTGTGGATGAATTTAGATATTATATGTTAGCTCTTGGCGCATTTGGAGATGACTTAGATTTTTCTTATGAAACATTTGCTGAGAAAATTAATAATGAATTGAATAATGATTTAGGAAATTTGATTTCAAGGGTTCATGCAATGACTAACAAGTATTTTGGTGGCAATGTTCCTAATCAAGAAAACTTAAGCCAACATGAGATTGATTTAGTTGAACAACTTAATATTTTTAAACCTTTTAATGAAGCAATGCAAAATTTAGAATTTAATAAAGCAATTAATATTTTATGGAAAGCAATTAGAGAAACAAATGTATATGTTAACAAAGTTGCTCCATGGAAAGAGGAAGATATGAAGAGACTATCTGCAATCATGAATACTTTAAATTTTGCAATGAAAACATTTGCTGACTATATTGATTGTTTCATGCCTTCAAAAGCTCAAAGAATCAGAAAGCAATATAATTTTGAGAAAGGAAGTTTTGATAAGTTTGAAGCAATTCCTGCTGGACATACTTTAGGTGAGAAAGATAATTTATTTGAAAAGATTAAACTTGAGAAGAAAGAAGAACCTAAAGAAGAGGTAAGAGAAGGTTTTAGAAAATTAAATTTAAAAGCTGCTCAGATTGTTAAAGTTGAATTACATCCAGATTCTGAAAAATTATTTGTTTTACAAGTTGATTTAGGTAGTGAGAAGAGACAAATTGTCTCTGGGCTTCAAGGCATTTACAAAAAAGAAGAATTAGAAAATAAAAAAGTAATTGTTATTGCAAATCTTAAAGCTGCAAAACTTGGAGGTTATGAATCTCAAGGTATGATTCTTGCATGTGAAGATCCAGAAATCGGACATGATGATTGTGGATTGCTTACAACTACACTAAAAGTAGGAGCGCAAATTTCTTGTGGAAAAGATGTAGCAGATAATGATGCTCAAATTAAATCAAAAATATTTCAAAAAACTGAGATGTTTGGAAAAAGCGGTAAAGTGCTTTACAATGATACTGAATTGAAAGGTGTTGGAATTGATAGAGACTTTAAAGGCAAAATTTGTTAAAATAAAATCTTAAATAAGTAACTTTTTAAATTATCAAATTAAATATATAAGATGAAATCTTTTTCTGAGAGAGTTTATGATGAACTAAAGAGAGTACCAAAAGGGAAAGTTACAACATACAAAGAATTAGCTCTAAGGTTAAATACAAGAGCATATAGAGCAGTTGGAACTACACTTGGTAGAAATCCTTATGCGCCTCAAGTTCCTTGTCATAGAGTTATTAATTCGAACGGAAAGATAGGGGGATTTATGCATGGAACTGATGAGAAAATAAGACTACTTGAATCTGAAGGAATTGAGATTAAGAATAACAAAGTAATTAATTTCAAAAAAGTATTATTTGAATTCTAGTACTTTGAGAAAAACTTATCTGCTTTTTCAAATAATAGTTGAGGAGAGTTTAAATACCACATATGATCATAATCTTCTAAAATGTCTAATTCAAGATTTCCCAATGAATTTTTTCTTTCTTCTAATTCATTTATACTTTCTTTAAAAAATTCATCACTATTTGAATGAATCATTAAAGATGGATTTATGGGATGTATTTTTTCCCAAGAATACTCTCCAATCTCTTTTACCAATGCTCTTGATTTTAAAGGATCTTTAAGAAAATTTTTCATATATTTTAATTTGCCTAAAGAATTTTCGTGTACAAGATATAATGCTATTAACGAAAATCTAATTTTGGGAAGTAATATCTTTGTTGGTAAAATTGGATTAATTGCAATTCCTGCTTTATTTTTATTATCTACATCTTTTAATAATTCTAAAACTAATGAACCTCCACAAGATTGTCCTATTAAATATCTCTTATCTATGTCTAATGCTTTCATAAAATTTCTTGCAATTTCGACATATTCGTTAAGAGATTTAGGTTGTACTTTTAAATAATTTATTGCAGTAAGCTTTGGTGCAGTAATTTTATATTTGCTTGCAAAGCAATCAATTAATCCTGAACACAAGTTTGGAGGAATACCAAATCCATGAAAAAAAATTATGTCTTTACCTTCACCTTTTTGAATATAATCTATTTTGTTTTTTCCAACTTCAATAGTTTTATACTCATTCATATTTTAAGATTAAATACTATGTTTATAAGTCTTTTTAATTCTCTAATCTATATTTAAAATGGTATGATAATAAAAACATCATTGAAATTATGAATATTGTAATTACTGATGTGTTTATTGGATTGATTTTAATTGAACTCCCAAAGTATACAAAAACTATTACCATAGGAATCATTCCAAAAAATGTTACAGTGGCAAATTTTATTAGTTTAATTTTTGTAAGGCCTGCACCATAACTCACAATATCAAATTGAAAAAATGGAAATAGTCTAAATATGAAAATATATAATGCTAATAAATTTTCGGGAATTTTTTCTATAAATTCGAGTTTATTTTTGAATTTTTTTAAAATATATTTTCGCCCTAATTTTCTAGCGAGATAAAATGCAGTTATTGCTCCAATTTCTGCTCCAATTAATGTGTAAATTACTCCGTTTAAAGTTCCAAATATTACTCCTGAAATTACTGCAAGAGGAAATGATGGTATTGGAGATATTATTATTGCTATTGCCATAATTAATATGTATACTAATGGAGCAAAAATCCCAAAATTTAGAATATATTCTTTTGTTTTCTCTAAATCCGTAAAATAATATTTTGAAAAAATAAATATCAATACTATTAAAACTAAAAAAAATAAAATGTATGTTAAAATTTTTAGATTTTTTTTATTTATCATAATTAATCACTAATTTTAGTATTAATAAAACTATTCTTTAGTATAATTGTGATTATTAATTCTATTAAAATGAAGAGCTCATAATTTTATAATTTCTTCATGTTTATTTAGATAATTCATTAATCCTAATAAAGAACAATTATAATCTTTGATTATATAAACAGGTGTATTTTTTAATAAACTTTCAAATAAATGATTGTTTGTTAACTCTTTTATGAATTCTTTTTTAGAGAAATCCATATTATTTGCAATTATTCCTCCCCCAATATAAAGACCAGATTCACATAGAGTTTCAAGTATTTGATTTTTACATGCTCTAGAATAATATTTGAAAAATTGTCTCATTGTTTCTCTTGCAATTGGATCCTTTTTTTTATTCTCAGAAATTTTTGCAGCAGAAGATTTATTTTCAATTCCAGTATATTTTTTTTGTAAAAATGAATATATATATTCTATACCTCTTCCAGAAATTATATCTTCAAGTACCACAACTTCTTTTGATTCTTTTTCTCTTATGAATTCAACTAGTTCCAACTCTTCTTTATCATATGCTACAAAATCACAGTGTCCTCCTTCAGATGCTTGAACTAAATAATTCTTGTTTAGTTTATCATATATTAGAACAGCTTTCCCGAAACCAGTTCCTGCTCCAATTACAGCTGCAGTTTTACCTTTTTGAACTGTTCCTTTGTTTAAAATTTTAACATGTTTTTTCTCTAATTTTTCTACAGAGTATGCAATTGCTTCAAAATCATTTAATAACTCTATCTTTGTTAGAGTTGTTTTTTTCTCAAGTTCTTTTGTATCAATAATAAATTTAGAATTTGATAATTTCACTCTATATTTATCAATTTCACCTGCGACACTTAAAATTGCTTTTTCAGGTTCAACTTTATATCTTATATTACAAATTTTTAAAAAATCTTTTAGTAGGTTTTCAAAAGAATCAAATGCAGCATTAGGTTGAAGTTTTTGAAATATTATCTCATAATCCTTTTTTAATCTTTGAACTAATGCTAAATTTGAATTTGTCCCACCCACATCGCCTATAAGAACAAACTCATCCATCTAATTAAATAAAAAGTTTACTCATTTATAAAATCTTTGGTGATAATTAATTCATCTCACCAATTATTTCTTTTAGTTCTTTATATACTTGCTCGTATTCTTTTACTGAATTTATTTTATTATCTACCATCCCAGTTCCTGGTGTGTATAAAAAAACAGTACCTTGTGATAGAATTCTATCAAATAACAAGTTTCTTCTCAACTCAATATGTTTTATATTTTTAAAGTAAATCTCTTTTTTAGTAATATTTAAAATTCCACTTTTATCAACAATCTTATTATCAAAAAATTCATAAGAAGTATTTTTCCATAAAATTAATCTTAATATTATTATTAATAAATAAATTATTCCAAAGAAAATTGAGCCTATAAATCCATAAGGTATGAGAAATAAACCTGCAATTATTGGTATAAAAAAAATACTTGTCCAAAATAAATTTGTGATAAAGAATGAACTTGAAGGACTAGTCTTATAGCCTTCCTCTTTTCTGTATTCAATTGCTTCTTTTACTGATTTTCCTGAATATAAATTAGAGACTATTTCAGAGAATCTTTCATAATTTCTTAATAGTTCAAGTTTAGGGTCGTTGTCTCCTCCAGTAAAGATTTTTACAGAACCAACTTTGAATAAAGAGTACGAAATCAAATTTCTATTAATTTGAGTATTAGTTATTTTTTTAATTGGTACATAAGTTTTAGCTGAAGAAAAAAAGTAACTATAACTTGATTCAACTTTGTCTTCATAAATATAATTCGTTTTTTGTCTTAATCTTAAATAACCTATGAATTGCCCTAATAAAATTAGAAGAGAGATTAACATATAAAAACCTATAATTCCTAAAGCAATCATATTAACTATTTGTGTGTCTTCAGGAAGATTATAACTATTTGTAGGCAAGATTCTCAGTACAAATTCATATATGAAAAATGAAACTATTGAAAATAAAACCATGAAAATTAAATTTAATCCTATTGAAAATATTTTAGGAGATGTTGAAGGTTTTTCTTTGTAAATATCTTTAGTGTCTGTTTCTAGATGTATTACTCTTGCTAATCTTTGAAATATCTCATCATAGTTTTCTATTGAAGAGAAAATTGAATTTATTCTGTAAGCATTAGCATTTTCTCCTGGTTGTAAATTAAAATTATTTTTACCAAATATTCCAAATTGAACACTACCTAATCCTGTTAATTTTTGAATAGGAGATCTTGACTGAGTTATACTAGTTATTTGATCAACTCTAAAAAATTTAGATTGCTCGGATAAAAAAGAGTATTTAATCATTATCTCATTTTCATTAGTTATTGTATATGTTAAAAATATTTTTGAAAATATTCCTGCTATTACTCCAAGACCTATTGGAATTAATATTGCAATTCCAAATAAAATTGTAGGATGAATTAAAATAGCAAGTATTATTATTAATACTAAGTAAATTACTGAAAATCCTGAAAGATACATTTCTGGTTTAATGCTTGGTTTAAATCTAATTTCTTCCATGTTTCTTTAATACCTCCTTTAAATTTGCAATTATGGCCTCACCATTTTTGACATAACTTATTTTAATTTCTGCACCTGAGCTTCCTGCAGTCTCAATATCGATTCTTGATACTCCAACTATCATTTCTATTAAACCTTTGTGTAAGGAAATATTTGTTATTCTCTCAAGAGGAATTGTTGCTTTGTGTAAATTAAAAAAACCATCATAGTATTCTAATTTGTCCGTATAAAAATCATAGTATTTTTTTTTGTATGCTTTGTATGTAAAAAAAGGAGCGATGAATAACCAAATAATTGAGACTACCAAAACCATAAATATACTTAAGATAGGATAACTCGAGTATAAGGCTATCCTTGAATCTATTAATACATATACACCAAACATAATAAAGGAAATAAATGTAGAAAAAACACTAAATGCTGTAGCAATTCCTGCACTCGGTTTAATTCTCTCAACTAATTTACTTTCTTCAATTTTTTGATGAGTGCCTCGAACTTCTCCTTCTGCGTTAAGTTCAATACTTTTATTTAGTTTAAGTAAATTATTTATACCTTCATATATTTTTACAACATCTTTAATTCCTGAAATGTTAATGTCAGCAGAATTAGAACCACTTGTATATACTGCAATTGAACCTGTCCCAAATAGTTTGTCTAAAAAAAAACTTATTCTATAATCAACATTTGTAATTTGTCCTATTGGTATATCTTCTTGAATTTCACTTATGAATTTTTTATTTCTTGTTATGAATTTTTTATTAATGAAATAGGTTGTATTTCTAACTTTCCCAATTGAGTTTACAAATGAAGTTATTAGTACTAATATTAAAAATACTATAAGCGAATTGCCAGCTAATTTAGTATAGTAATCAACTTGTGGAACTAAGTTTATTATTCCTATTCCTATAATAAATATTATAATAAAAAAGATAAATATTATCATACTTGGAAATAAAACTCTATTAACACTAGGTTTAAATTTGAATTCCATAAATACTTCATAGTATAATATTATTATAAAGGTTTGTTTATTAATGAAAACGTTAATATATGAGTCCTAACTATATTAACTATATGCATTTTAAAGCTGATTTAGATTATTATGATTTTCATTTAAATGTTGATATAGATTTAGTAGAAAAAAATTCTCCAGACAAACTTGAATCGGTATTATTTAATACTTGGTCCTTTATGAATAAAAATATTAAAACTACTATTCCTTGTAAATTAGAACCAATTCTTTCACCAATTAAATACAAAAAAAATGGAGTAATAAATACTGGTAATAGTCTCATATATTCTCAATCTCAACTAAATGATTTAAGAGAAATTGAAAAAGAAGAAGTTTTTATTTTAGATTATCTTGTTTCTAGAGATACAATTACCTTTGAAAATAAATTTAGATTCCCAATCATTAATATTAAAGATCATTTTGATGGACTTGTATTAGTTTATGATTACATAGAACAGATTTATGGTGTTGAATTTGAATTTGAATATAAACTTGATACAATGAAAAATAATATCAAGAATATTATTAAAGATATTAAAAAAAGAGATAAATGTGTTGAAGAGTTATTTTCTAATAGTTTAGCTCAAAAATAATATTATTACTAAATAGTAAATAATATAAAGGATAGAAATATTTTTTAGTTATGGAATTAGTTTATAATTATATATCTTTTAATGAGTCAAGTGGAACTTTATTAGTTAAAACAGAAATTGAGAGTGATAAAAGTAATCATTTGAAACTTGTTAAAATCTTAAAAAGAATAGGAAATAATTTGTCTAGAGTTAAGTCTTCTATTGATACTCTTAAATATGATGATATAATTGCTCAAAATTTTTTAGATGCTACGGATGGTGAATATTCTACAATTAATGATTTTAGAATAGATGCTGAAAGTTTAGAAGAAGATGAAAATGGTTTTGAAGAAAGTGAGTCATATAATGTTTGTTATATTAGTGTTAGTAATAGTAGAGAAAAATTAAATATTAAAACACAATTTGAATGGCCTATTTATTATGATAGGAATAATTATTTGAGATTTATGAAATCTGTAATTAATTTTCATAAAGCTTCATATATATTTGATTTATCAAAAGAGTACAGTTTTGCAAAAGGCTATAATAATATTGATGTATTATATGATACTTATCTTCAAAATCTTGGTAATAGATTTAATGAGGGAATTAAGAAGAACTCTCTTAAAGCAGTTAAATAATAATTACTTTCTCTTTAATATTTTCTTTGCTCTTTGAATAATTTCTTTTGTCGAGATATTATATTTTTCTAAAAGTTCATATCCATTTCCACTTTCTCCAAAGGTATTTTGTACGCCAAT
Encoded proteins:
- a CDS encoding PH domain-containing protein, giving the protein MEEIRFKPSIKPEMYLSGFSVIYLVLIIILAILIHPTILFGIAILIPIGLGVIAGIFSKIFLTYTITNENEIMIKYSFLSEQSKFFRVDQITSITQSRSPIQKLTGLGSVQFGIFGKNNFNLQPGENANAYRINSIFSSIENYDEIFQRLARVIHLETDTKDIYKEKPSTSPKIFSIGLNLIFMVLFSIVSFFIYEFVLRILPTNSYNLPEDTQIVNMIALGIIGFYMLISLLILLGQFIGYLRLRQKTNYIYEDKVESSYSYFFSSAKTYVPIKKITNTQINRNLISYSLFKVGSVKIFTGGDNDPKLELLRNYERFSEIVSNLYSGKSVKEAIEYRKEEGYKTSPSSSFFITNLFWTSIFFIPIIAGLFLIPYGFIGSIFFGIIYLLIIILRLILWKNTSYEFFDNKIVDKSGILNITKKEIYFKNIKHIELRRNLLFDRILSQGTVFLYTPGTGMVDNKINSVKEYEQVYKELKEIIGEMN
- a CDS encoding PH domain-containing protein; its protein translation is MEFKFKPSVNRVLFPSMIIFIFFIIIFIIGIGIINLVPQVDYYTKLAGNSLIVFLILVLITSFVNSIGKVRNTTYFINKKFITRNKKFISEIQEDIPIGQITNVDYRISFFLDKLFGTGSIAVYTSGSNSADINISGIKDVVKIYEGINNLLKLNKSIELNAEGEVRGTHQKIEESKLVERIKPSAGIATAFSVFSTFISFIMFGVYVLIDSRIALYSSYPILSIFMVLVVSIIWLFIAPFFTYKAYKKKYYDFYTDKLEYYDGFFNLHKATIPLERITNISLHKGLIEMIVGVSRIDIETAGSSGAEIKISYVKNGEAIIANLKEVLKKHGRN
- the metG gene encoding methionine--tRNA ligase, encoding MSKDKKNNKNNFYITTPIYYTSGKPHLGHAYTSIACDVLARWNRNIGKNVFFSTGTDEHGQKVEQNARAAGVEPKEFVDNLIPAFKEQLEKLNISNDYFVRTTDEHHKKFVQDMLQKSFDNGDIYKAKYEGLYCIDCEQYYKEEDLMDDNICPIHKKKVSKMSEENYFFRLSKYEDKLLKLYEDNPDFLSPHSKAKETINRVKEGLQDISISRNKESLQWGIELPFDNTQVAYVWFDALFNYVSLLDKNDKNEFWPASVHVVGKDIMWFHKVYWPAFLMSTGYEMPKKVFAHGWWTVDSEKMGKALDNVIDPIKVAQKYGVDEFRYYMLALGAFGDDLDFSYETFAEKINNELNNDLGNLISRVHAMTNKYFGGNVPNQENLSQHEIDLVEQLNIFKPFNEAMQNLEFNKAINILWKAIRETNVYVNKVAPWKEEDMKRLSAIMNTLNFAMKTFADYIDCFMPSKAQRIRKQYNFEKGSFDKFEAIPAGHTLGEKDNLFEKIKLEKKEEPKEEVREGFRKLNLKAAQIVKVELHPDSEKLFVLQVDLGSEKRQIVSGLQGIYKKEELENKKVIVIANLKAAKLGGYESQGMILACEDPEIGHDDCGLLTTTLKVGAQISCGKDVADNDAQIKSKIFQKTEMFGKSGKVLYNDTELKGVGIDRDFKGKIC
- a CDS encoding MGMT family protein, which encodes MKSFSERVYDELKRVPKGKVTTYKELALRLNTRAYRAVGTTLGRNPYAPQVPCHRVINSNGKIGGFMHGTDEKIRLLESEGIEIKNNKVINFKKVLFEF
- a CDS encoding glucokinase — encoded protein: MDEFVLIGDVGGTNSNLALVQRLKKDYEIIFQKLQPNAAFDSFENLLKDFLKICNIRYKVEPEKAILSVAGEIDKYRVKLSNSKFIIDTKELEKKTTLTKIELLNDFEAIAYSVEKLEKKHVKILNKGTVQKGKTAAVIGAGTGFGKAVLIYDKLNKNYLVQASEGGHCDFVAYDKEELELVEFIREKESKEVVVLEDIISGRGIEYIYSFLQKKYTGIENKSSAAKISENKKKDPIARETMRQFFKYYSRACKNQILETLCESGLYIGGGIIANNMDFSKKEFIKELTNNHLFESLLKNTPVYIIKDYNCSLLGLMNYLNKHEEIIKL
- a CDS encoding alpha/beta hydrolase, which encodes MNEYKTIEVGKNKIDYIQKGEGKDIIFFHGFGIPPNLCSGLIDCFASKYKITAPKLTAINYLKVQPKSLNEYVEIARNFMKALDIDKRYLIGQSCGGSLVLELLKDVDNKNKAGIAINPILPTKILLPKIRFSLIALYLVHENSLGKLKYMKNFLKDPLKSRALVKEIGEYSWEKIHPINPSLMIHSNSDEFFKESINELEERKNSLGNLELDILEDYDHMWYLNSPQLLFEKADKFFSKY
- a CDS encoding TVP38/TMEM64 family protein is translated as MINKKNLKILTYILFFLVLIVLIFIFSKYYFTDLEKTKEYILNFGIFAPLVYILIMAIAIIISPIPSFPLAVISGVIFGTLNGVIYTLIGAEIGAITAFYLARKLGRKYILKKFKNKLEFIEKIPENLLALYIFIFRLFPFFQFDIVSYGAGLTKIKLIKFATVTFFGMIPMVIVFVYFGSSIKINPINTSVITIFIISMMFLLSYHFKYRLEN